One window from the genome of Cyclobacterium amurskyense encodes:
- a CDS encoding T9SS type A sorting domain-containing protein, with amino-acid sequence MKQSYSVLSLIFLLIILPMATVYSQNGIPDNKGKEFWLMFNRNNDNSGVNLDLFISGDVPTTGKVNLPNNVVIDFSVTPGEITKVDLPTSLLANLDDEISDKGVHVLAENEITVYGLNQRSASTDAFLGLPVDILGNEYIIMSYTSWSSTVTLASVFGVVATEDNTKVTIIPANGTRLRAEGVPYEITLQKGQTYQLAAAISGRDLTGTIISSDAPISVFSGHTCSNVPLGTTYCDHLIEQIPPVSSLGQSFVTTPLSTRRSGDIFRILATKDGTNVSVVGTQGFTQDFVLGKGEFKELSIPSNVYANIESNQAILVAQYSKGQTSDGVISDPFMMLIPPFEQFQNQYTVSTPSVGFNKHFINLAVPISQKDKIDLDGSLLDPSIFTDIPGSTYAGAQVEVAQGTHNMSGNLAFGAFMYGFGSYDSYGYPGGQALASVEQVRNINLDLEQEIQQGTTYCFNSTVTDDEGAPIFGVRVDFEVEGVNDKIGFAVTDEQGIANFCFDAVNEGTDKIIATVGSTSAEATVTTTIPRPDQVLLSSLPESVNLGEEICLTSLVLDQFDNPMEGEELFIEYMGNVIYSGDSDENGKIEYCFTPEEGGDLLFTSYYEGGDKTETTVMVNVPASVPTSIDLNAGSNEVNLGQQVCVTATVKDQFGKVMEGVEVQLEINGESAGSEMTDENGIAEFCKTAEEEDGEQIVFIVNYLGGGTPASTSIKVLNSGGGGNGGGGDLVASSISISGLPVEVQLGEEACFESLVLDQNGDPLPNTEVEIKVGDEVVATLTTNEDGIVAYCLATQTLGDLEFSVSYFDGVPVKGSVKVVQVEITATTISVNPSEDNVSLGEETCLEVEVLDQFDNPFGAIEVFITKNGDPAGSMMTNEDGVLNYCFTPDMEGEFEYGFYYTAENSVSSTITVTDNTPIPTIITFVDNEVEVVVGEKVCLAATILDQFGIPLVGVEVSFDVNGVFYGKAITDENGRVEFCETPDEMGDLMVTASYEGGEPAEATIMVVTESDDLEIESFWLVDAGTNTIIREIMDGDIIPYSEVKDKMINMMVITDPEKVGSVKLELESLTLCPTCSPDMRSTTENVVPYAIFGDINGDYTGKNILPGVYGFAATPFEMKHLSGSQGVKSMVNFEVMFEGTIDSFTLVNATDDTDIREIMDGDVIDLSAFKGKKFNIRSNVPENQQGGIDMMIEGPVNFSMFEKVMPFALFGDNGGDYAGRDLPEGNYTMSATAFPSKSTVNRGIGGATVTVNFEVIHNSKVDKFTLVNADTDEDIMELMEGSYIDLNQYKDVKLNIRADGKGDNIAAMTFQLSGAKDYNWTERKAPYAIFGDLPANDYVGKYLKEGKYKLMVTPYNSDNTMGGALTVNFIAGYNPDINARISNEFLNQLETNTAEGGATEGRQEEDLIVYPQPSQNLVNIRYPSSLSEDAMVMIYKGNGQLIHGGQMANTSDFNFGSYGSGLYLIHVTNGNKVISKKVFIY; translated from the coding sequence ATGAAACAATCCTACAGTGTTTTAAGCTTAATTTTTCTGCTGATTATACTTCCTATGGCCACGGTGTATTCTCAGAATGGGATTCCCGATAATAAGGGAAAGGAATTTTGGTTAATGTTTAACCGGAATAATGATAATTCAGGAGTTAATTTAGACCTATTTATTTCAGGTGATGTACCAACTACTGGAAAGGTCAATTTACCCAATAATGTTGTAATTGATTTTTCAGTCACCCCTGGAGAAATTACCAAGGTTGATTTACCAACAAGTTTATTGGCTAATCTAGACGATGAGATTAGTGACAAAGGGGTGCATGTTTTAGCCGAAAATGAAATTACTGTATATGGTCTAAACCAAAGGTCTGCTTCTACGGATGCCTTTTTGGGACTACCTGTTGATATTTTGGGCAATGAATATATTATTATGTCCTATACTTCTTGGAGTTCAACAGTTACGTTAGCTTCTGTATTTGGAGTAGTAGCAACCGAGGACAATACTAAGGTGACAATAATTCCTGCCAATGGTACCAGGTTAAGAGCTGAAGGAGTGCCTTATGAAATTACCTTGCAGAAAGGCCAAACTTATCAGCTGGCAGCTGCAATAAGTGGAAGAGACCTCACGGGTACTATCATTAGTTCTGATGCACCAATTTCGGTTTTTAGTGGACACACTTGTAGTAATGTACCTTTAGGTACAACTTATTGCGACCACTTAATTGAGCAAATTCCTCCGGTCTCTTCTTTAGGCCAAAGTTTTGTTACTACTCCTTTGTCAACAAGAAGGTCTGGTGATATTTTTAGAATTTTAGCCACCAAAGATGGGACAAATGTGTCAGTGGTTGGTACTCAGGGGTTTACTCAGGATTTTGTACTAGGCAAGGGGGAGTTTAAAGAATTAAGCATTCCCAGCAATGTTTATGCAAATATTGAATCCAATCAGGCAATTTTGGTTGCCCAGTATTCAAAAGGTCAAACATCAGATGGTGTGATTTCTGATCCCTTTATGATGCTCATACCTCCATTTGAGCAGTTTCAAAATCAGTATACAGTAAGTACACCATCTGTCGGCTTTAATAAGCATTTTATTAATTTAGCTGTCCCTATATCTCAAAAAGACAAGATTGATCTAGATGGTAGTTTATTAGACCCTTCTATTTTCACAGATATACCTGGCTCTACCTATGCAGGTGCCCAGGTAGAAGTTGCCCAAGGCACACATAATATGTCAGGAAACCTTGCCTTTGGTGCTTTTATGTATGGCTTTGGTAGTTATGATTCCTATGGATATCCCGGTGGGCAGGCCCTTGCCAGTGTTGAACAGGTTCGCAATATAAACCTGGATTTGGAGCAAGAAATTCAGCAAGGAACAACTTATTGTTTCAATTCTACTGTAACAGACGATGAAGGAGCACCTATTTTTGGGGTAAGGGTAGATTTTGAAGTTGAAGGAGTCAATGATAAAATAGGTTTCGCAGTAACTGATGAGCAAGGCATTGCCAATTTTTGCTTTGATGCAGTGAACGAAGGAACAGATAAAATAATAGCTACAGTAGGAAGTACAAGTGCAGAAGCAACTGTTACTACTACAATTCCTAGGCCTGACCAGGTGCTACTTTCTTCTTTGCCTGAATCAGTGAACTTAGGAGAGGAAATATGTTTAACAAGCTTAGTGTTGGATCAATTCGATAATCCAATGGAAGGTGAAGAGTTGTTCATTGAGTACATGGGCAATGTTATATATAGTGGAGATTCTGATGAAAACGGAAAAATTGAATATTGTTTTACTCCAGAAGAAGGAGGAGATCTTTTATTTACCAGCTATTATGAAGGTGGAGATAAAACCGAAACAACAGTAATGGTGAATGTACCTGCTTCAGTGCCAACATCTATAGACTTAAATGCCGGCTCTAATGAAGTCAATTTAGGCCAGCAGGTATGTGTGACTGCTACTGTTAAGGATCAGTTTGGCAAAGTAATGGAAGGTGTAGAAGTCCAATTAGAAATCAATGGAGAATCGGCTGGTTCAGAAATGACGGATGAAAATGGTATTGCTGAATTTTGCAAAACCGCAGAAGAGGAAGATGGAGAGCAGATTGTGTTTATTGTTAATTACCTAGGAGGAGGAACACCTGCCTCTACCAGTATAAAAGTCCTCAATTCTGGAGGTGGTGGAAATGGCGGAGGAGGAGACCTCGTTGCCAGCTCAATATCTATTTCCGGATTGCCTGTTGAAGTACAACTGGGAGAAGAAGCCTGTTTTGAGTCACTTGTACTGGACCAAAATGGAGATCCATTACCAAATACAGAGGTTGAAATCAAAGTTGGTGATGAGGTTGTTGCAACCCTTACTACCAATGAGGATGGAATAGTGGCATATTGCCTGGCTACGCAAACCTTAGGTGATCTTGAGTTCTCCGTTAGTTATTTTGATGGGGTTCCTGTGAAAGGTTCAGTTAAAGTTGTTCAGGTAGAAATAACAGCCACAACCATTTCAGTAAATCCATCTGAAGATAATGTAAGTCTAGGAGAGGAAACTTGCCTGGAAGTTGAGGTCTTAGATCAGTTTGATAATCCATTTGGTGCCATTGAAGTATTTATTACCAAAAATGGTGACCCAGCAGGATCGATGATGACCAATGAGGATGGCGTGTTGAATTACTGCTTCACTCCCGATATGGAAGGAGAATTTGAGTATGGCTTCTATTATACCGCCGAGAATTCTGTAAGCTCAACAATAACCGTTACGGACAATACCCCAATCCCTACGATTATCACTTTTGTAGACAACGAAGTTGAAGTAGTGGTAGGTGAGAAGGTTTGTTTGGCAGCCACCATATTGGACCAATTTGGGATTCCATTGGTAGGAGTAGAAGTATCCTTTGATGTAAATGGTGTGTTCTATGGCAAAGCCATCACCGATGAAAATGGTAGGGTAGAGTTTTGTGAGACTCCGGATGAGATGGGAGATTTGATGGTGACTGCTTCATATGAAGGAGGAGAACCAGCCGAAGCCACCATTATGGTAGTAACAGAATCGGACGACTTAGAAATCGAAAGCTTCTGGTTAGTGGATGCTGGAACCAATACCATTATCAGAGAGATAATGGATGGTGACATAATACCTTATTCTGAAGTCAAAGATAAAATGATCAATATGATGGTAATCACTGACCCTGAAAAAGTGGGTAGTGTGAAATTAGAATTGGAATCATTAACCTTATGTCCAACCTGTTCACCTGACATGCGAAGTACAACGGAAAATGTGGTACCTTATGCAATATTTGGTGATATTAATGGAGATTATACAGGTAAAAACATTTTGCCTGGAGTTTATGGATTTGCTGCCACTCCATTTGAAATGAAACACCTATCTGGTAGTCAGGGAGTTAAATCAATGGTAAACTTTGAAGTGATGTTTGAAGGAACCATTGATAGTTTCACTTTAGTCAATGCTACAGATGACACAGATATTAGAGAAATAATGGATGGTGATGTGATAGATTTATCAGCATTCAAAGGTAAAAAGTTTAATATCAGGTCAAATGTTCCTGAGAACCAACAAGGTGGTATTGATATGATGATTGAGGGTCCAGTTAATTTCTCCATGTTCGAGAAGGTGATGCCATTTGCGCTTTTTGGTGACAATGGAGGTGACTACGCTGGAAGAGACCTTCCTGAAGGAAACTATACCATGTCTGCAACCGCTTTTCCATCCAAGTCTACTGTGAATAGAGGTATAGGTGGAGCAACTGTTACAGTTAACTTTGAAGTGATTCACAATAGTAAAGTGGATAAATTCACTTTAGTAAATGCGGATACTGACGAGGACATCATGGAACTTATGGAAGGAAGCTACATCGACCTTAATCAGTACAAAGATGTCAAATTAAATATCAGGGCTGATGGCAAAGGTGATAATATAGCTGCTATGACTTTCCAATTATCTGGTGCTAAAGATTACAATTGGACAGAGAGAAAAGCACCATATGCTATCTTCGGTGATTTACCTGCCAATGATTATGTAGGAAAGTACCTTAAGGAGGGTAAATATAAATTGATGGTTACACCATACAATAGCGACAACACAATGGGCGGAGCACTGACAGTTAACTTTATTGCTGGTTATAATCCTGATATTAATGCAAGGATTAGCAATGAGTTCCTTAATCAGCTTGAGACCAATACCGCTGAAGGTGGTGCCACGGAAGGTAGACAGGAAGAAGACCTCATTGTCTATCCACAACCTTCTCAGAATCTAGTCAACATTCGCTACCCATCTTCTCTAAGTGAGGATGCGATGGTGATGATTTATAAAGGAAACGGTCAATTGATCCACGGTGGGCAGATGGCCAATACCTCAGACTTCAATTTTGGAAGTTATGGTTCTGGACTGTATCTGATACATGTAACCAATGGTAATAAGGTTATATCTAAAAAGGTGTTTATTTATTAA
- a CDS encoding GntT/GntP/DsdX family permease: MDQTLYLFIITSLSILLLLVLVMKLKVHAFISLLLASCFVGLASGMPFMELIGSLQKGMGDILGFITIVVGLGAILGKLLEVSGGAQTMAHFLIKGFGEKRTSWALMLTGFIVSIPVFLDVGFIILIPLVYALANKSGNSLLHYAVPLLAGMAVTHAFIPPTPGPVAVAEILNAPLGWMIIFGVIVGLPCAILAGPVFGGYISKKIFVPVPSHIEFKDEATSSASRNDFYLIAFIIILPLLLILIATTSNLLVETGYLNGDNYLLELAQFLGHPFIALTIATLVALYFLGYRKGFKAKQLLEFSDKALAPAGLIIVITGAGGMFKEILVQSGAGEALAEVFIAYNVAPIVMAYLIAVIIRIIQGSATVAMVTAAGMISPIIIDMNMSDPHKALIGIAIAAGACILSHVNDSGFWLVKKYLDISEKETLQTWTTLETIISITGFLIVLGISVIFL, from the coding sequence ATGGATCAAACACTATATCTTTTTATAATTACCTCTTTGTCTATATTGCTTTTGCTGGTATTAGTAATGAAGTTAAAGGTGCATGCATTTATTTCTTTATTATTAGCCAGTTGTTTTGTAGGCCTGGCTTCTGGTATGCCCTTTATGGAACTTATAGGGAGCCTTCAAAAAGGTATGGGTGATATATTGGGTTTTATTACCATAGTGGTAGGCCTTGGGGCTATTTTAGGAAAATTACTTGAGGTTTCTGGAGGTGCGCAAACAATGGCGCATTTTCTAATTAAGGGCTTTGGGGAGAAAAGGACTTCTTGGGCATTGATGCTGACTGGTTTTATTGTATCTATTCCAGTGTTTTTAGATGTAGGCTTTATTATCTTAATTCCTTTGGTTTATGCCTTGGCAAATAAATCTGGAAATTCACTATTACATTATGCTGTGCCTCTCTTAGCAGGTATGGCCGTTACACATGCGTTTATACCTCCAACTCCTGGGCCAGTAGCAGTGGCAGAAATCTTGAATGCACCTTTGGGCTGGATGATTATCTTTGGAGTGATAGTAGGCTTGCCTTGTGCTATTTTAGCAGGTCCAGTATTTGGTGGATATATTTCAAAGAAAATATTTGTACCAGTTCCATCCCATATTGAATTTAAAGATGAGGCCACAAGTAGTGCTTCGCGAAATGACTTTTATTTAATTGCTTTTATTATCATTCTACCTTTGTTATTGATTTTGATTGCCACTACTTCCAATCTATTGGTTGAGACAGGTTATCTAAATGGGGACAATTATTTGTTGGAATTGGCGCAGTTTTTAGGACACCCATTTATAGCATTGACTATAGCTACTCTAGTAGCCCTATATTTCTTAGGCTATAGAAAGGGATTTAAAGCCAAACAATTGCTTGAGTTTTCTGATAAGGCTTTGGCACCTGCAGGATTAATTATTGTCATTACAGGTGCAGGAGGCATGTTTAAGGAGATATTGGTTCAAAGTGGTGCTGGGGAAGCACTTGCAGAAGTATTCATTGCTTATAATGTTGCTCCTATAGTGATGGCTTATTTGATTGCTGTAATCATTCGAATTATTCAGGGATCAGCTACTGTAGCCATGGTAACAGCGGCAGGTATGATTTCTCCTATAATTATAGATATGAATATGTCAGACCCGCATAAAGCTTTAATAGGTATAGCCATAGCTGCAGGTGCATGTATATTGTCTCATGTCAATGATTCCGGATTTTGGTTGGTTAAGAAATATTTGGATATAAGTGAAAAAGAAACTCTACAAACCTGGACTACTTTGGAGACAATTATATCTATTACAGGATTTCTTATTGTATTAGGTATTTCTGTTATTTTTCTATAA
- a CDS encoding bifunctional 4-hydroxy-2-oxoglutarate aldolase/2-dehydro-3-deoxy-phosphogluconate aldolase — MTKTFSWEAFNKAPIVSIFRNLNSDDLLNVAQCFQESGLSTMEITLNSKNATDDIERLVKEYGSILNIGAGTVCSMEDLHLALNAGAQFIVTPILDKEVIQYCVKENIPIFIGAFTATEIYTAWKLGASMVKVFPSGALGPGYIKDVLAPLDSIKLMPTGGVSQENLTDYFKAGASAVGVGSAVVPKSYLQNKDWKGLTSHLKLFLKAYQDAI; from the coding sequence ATGACAAAAACATTTTCCTGGGAAGCTTTTAATAAAGCACCCATCGTTTCAATTTTTAGAAATTTAAATAGTGATGATTTATTAAATGTAGCACAATGTTTTCAGGAGTCAGGACTTTCCACCATGGAGATTACGCTTAACTCAAAAAATGCTACCGATGATATTGAGCGCTTAGTTAAAGAATATGGTTCTATTCTTAATATTGGTGCAGGGACTGTTTGTAGTATGGAAGACCTGCATTTGGCACTTAATGCTGGTGCTCAGTTTATCGTTACACCAATATTGGATAAGGAAGTCATTCAATATTGTGTCAAAGAAAACATTCCAATTTTCATAGGGGCTTTTACAGCAACAGAAATATACACGGCCTGGAAGCTGGGTGCCAGTATGGTAAAAGTATTTCCTTCAGGAGCTTTAGGGCCAGGGTACATAAAAGATGTATTGGCCCCATTAGATAGTATTAAATTGATGCCTACAGGAGGGGTAAGTCAGGAAAACCTTACTGATTATTTTAAAGCTGGGGCAAGTGCTGTTGGAGTAGGTAGCGCTGTAGTACCAAAATCTTATTTACAGAATAAGGACTGGAAAGGACTGACCTCACATTTAAAACTATTTTTAAAGGCTTATCAAGATGCTATATAG
- a CDS encoding 2-dehydro-3-deoxygalactonokinase, producing MMRFLSCDWGTSSFRLRIVNLEDATIENEYVNDSGIQSVYNSYLESDGNVNRVHFYFDFLSNEIKKMADSLQVNLEEMLIVCSGMASSSIGIKELPYAGLPMDVMGTSMGLEYFPISKEFNHSLLLLSGVQSADNVMRGEETQLIGVVRQLKDFSGKGIFILPGTHSKHIWVNDNQITGFKTYMTGEVFHLMANKSILSKSVMYDSADNVKYKEVFAEGIKEGANNALLSVLFKTRTNDLFDRYSKEENFHYLSGLLIGNELTNLVEEKNTEIYLCSEGKLHPNYVLGMEILGINPKVLPMQWVKQAVIQGQIQVLNQHINNDKNIFLGSF from the coding sequence ATGATGAGATTTTTAAGTTGTGATTGGGGAACAAGCTCCTTTAGGCTAAGGATAGTAAATTTGGAAGATGCTACTATTGAAAATGAATATGTCAATGACTCAGGAATACAATCCGTCTACAATTCCTACCTTGAAAGTGATGGAAATGTAAATAGGGTTCATTTTTATTTTGATTTTCTAAGTAATGAAATCAAAAAAATGGCTGATTCCTTGCAGGTCAATTTGGAAGAAATGTTGATTGTTTGCTCCGGAATGGCTTCATCCAGTATTGGGATTAAGGAATTGCCCTATGCTGGTTTGCCTATGGATGTTATGGGTACTTCTATGGGTTTAGAGTATTTCCCAATATCTAAGGAATTCAATCACTCATTGCTTTTATTGTCAGGTGTCCAAAGTGCTGACAATGTAATGAGAGGGGAGGAGACCCAGTTGATCGGAGTCGTAAGGCAATTGAAAGATTTTTCTGGAAAGGGAATTTTTATTTTACCGGGCACCCATTCCAAGCATATATGGGTGAATGACAATCAAATAACCGGATTCAAAACTTATATGACCGGAGAGGTTTTTCACTTAATGGCCAATAAAAGTATTTTATCAAAAAGCGTAATGTATGATTCTGCAGATAATGTAAAGTACAAAGAAGTTTTTGCCGAAGGGATAAAAGAGGGAGCTAATAATGCGCTATTATCAGTGCTTTTTAAAACGAGAACAAATGATTTGTTTGATCGGTATTCCAAAGAAGAAAACTTTCATTATTTAAGCGGTTTGTTGATTGGGAATGAACTGACTAATTTGGTGGAAGAAAAGAATACAGAAATTTACCTCTGTTCAGAAGGTAAGTTGCACCCAAACTATGTTTTAGGTATGGAGATTTTGGGGATTAATCCTAAAGTATTGCCTATGCAATGGGTAAAACAAGCAGTAATACAAGGTCAAATTCAGGTTTTAAATCAACATATAAACAATGACAAAAACATTTTCCTGGGAAGCTTTTAA